One part of the Streptomyces sp. AM 2-1-1 genome encodes these proteins:
- a CDS encoding ABC transporter permease — translation MSSLSLAVRDSSTMLRRNLLHVRRYPSLTLNLLLTPVMLLLLFVYIFGDTMSAGMGGGGADRSDYLAYLVPGILMLTIGGTTIGSAVSVSMDMTEGIIARFRTMAIHRGSVLVGHVVGSVLQCVTSVVLVAAVAVAIGFRSTDATVLEWVLAVGLLALVSLALTWIAVGMGLSSPNVEAAGNNAMPLMILPLLSSAFVPLDAMPGWFRPVAEYQPFTPAIETLRGLLLGTGIGNNGLIAVAWCLGLALLGYFWSTALYDREPK, via the coding sequence ATGAGTTCCCTCTCCCTCGCCGTGCGCGACTCGTCCACGATGCTGCGCCGCAACCTGCTGCACGTCCGGCGCTACCCGTCCCTGACGCTCAACCTGCTGCTCACGCCGGTGATGCTGCTGCTGCTCTTCGTCTACATCTTCGGCGACACCATGAGCGCGGGCATGGGAGGCGGCGGGGCGGACCGGTCCGACTACCTGGCGTACCTCGTCCCGGGCATCCTGATGCTGACCATCGGCGGAACCACCATCGGCAGCGCGGTCTCCGTCTCGATGGACATGACCGAGGGCATCATCGCCCGCTTCCGCACCATGGCGATCCACCGGGGATCGGTCCTCGTCGGACACGTCGTCGGCAGCGTGCTGCAGTGTGTGACGAGCGTGGTCCTGGTCGCCGCCGTCGCGGTGGCCATCGGTTTCAGGTCCACGGACGCGACCGTCCTGGAATGGGTGCTGGCCGTGGGGCTGCTGGCGCTCGTCTCCCTGGCCCTCACATGGATCGCGGTCGGGATGGGCCTGTCCAGCCCGAACGTCGAGGCGGCCGGCAACAACGCGATGCCGTTGATGATCCTGCCGCTCCTCTCCAGCGCCTTCGTCCCGTTGGACGCGATGCCCGGCTGGTTCCGGCCGGTCGCCGAGTACCAGCCCTTCACCCCGGCCATCGAGACCCTGCGCGGACTCCTGCTCGGCACGGGGATCGGCAACAACGGCCTCATCGCCGTCGCCTGGTGCCTCGGGCTGGCTCTGCTCGGATACTTCTGGTCCACCGCCCTCTACGACCGCGAGCCGAAGTAG
- a CDS encoding ATP-binding cassette domain-containing protein encodes MSTSSQGGGLPSPAAVSAVGLRKSYGDKTVLDGIDLRIPAGSVFALLGPNGAGKTTVVKILSTLVTADAGQAQVAGHDLAAAPQTVRAAIGVTGQFSAVDGLITGEENMLLMADLHHLSKAEGRRVAAELLERFDLTEAARKPASTYSGGMKRRLDIAMTLVGNPRIIFLDEPTTGLDPRSRHTMWGIVRELVTGGTTVFLTTQYLDEADELADRIAVLHDGRIAAEGTADELKRLVPGGHVRLAFTDPDRYRGAATALSDASRDDDALTLQILSDGSQRELRTILDRLDAAGVEADRLTVHTPDLDDVFFALTGGETVPNQQGPQTRQPPQARQTPRIQPEEDVR; translated from the coding sequence ATGTCCACGTCCAGCCAGGGCGGTGGCCTCCCGTCCCCGGCCGCCGTCTCCGCCGTCGGTCTGCGCAAGTCCTACGGCGACAAGACCGTCCTCGACGGCATCGACCTGCGCATCCCGGCCGGGTCCGTGTTCGCGCTCCTCGGTCCGAACGGGGCCGGCAAGACCACCGTCGTCAAGATCCTCTCCACCCTCGTCACCGCCGACGCGGGACAGGCGCAGGTGGCGGGCCACGACCTCGCCGCCGCTCCGCAGACGGTACGGGCCGCGATCGGGGTCACCGGACAGTTCTCCGCGGTGGACGGGCTGATCACCGGCGAGGAGAACATGCTCCTCATGGCCGACCTCCACCACCTCTCCAAGGCGGAAGGACGGCGGGTGGCCGCCGAACTGCTGGAACGGTTCGACCTCACCGAAGCGGCGCGAAAGCCCGCCTCCACCTACTCCGGCGGCATGAAGCGCCGCCTCGACATCGCCATGACCCTGGTCGGCAACCCGCGGATCATCTTCCTCGACGAACCCACCACCGGGCTCGACCCCCGCTCCCGCCACACCATGTGGGGCATCGTCCGCGAACTCGTCACCGGCGGCACCACCGTCTTCCTCACCACCCAGTACCTCGACGAGGCCGACGAACTCGCCGACCGCATCGCCGTCCTCCACGACGGGAGGATCGCCGCCGAAGGCACCGCCGACGAACTCAAACGCCTCGTCCCCGGCGGACACGTACGCCTCGCCTTCACCGACCCCGACCGCTACCGCGGAGCCGCCACCGCCCTCTCCGACGCCTCCCGCGACGACGACGCACTCACCCTCCAGATCCTCAGCGACGGCAGCCAACGCGAACTCCGCACCATCCTCGACCGCCTCGACGCCGCCGGCGTCGAAGCCGACCGACTCACCGTCCACACCCCCGACCTCGACGACGTCTTCTTCGCCCTCACCGGCGGCGAGACGGTCCCGAACCAGCAGGGCCCGCAGACCCGACAGCCCCCGCAGGCCCGGCAGACCCCGCGGATCCAGCCCGAGGAGGACGTCCGATGA
- a CDS encoding TIGR03842 family LLM class F420-dependent oxidoreductase: protein MDFGLVLQTDPPASSVVGLMRRAERNGFRYGWTFDSAVLWQEPFVIYSRILEHTERLIVGPMVTNPGTRTWEVTASTFATLNDMYGNRTVCGIGRGDSAMRVAGRRPHTLARLGEAIDTIRDLAEGREASLDGQPVRIPWVKDGRLPVWMAAYGPKALALAGQKADGFILQLADPFLTEYMIKAVRTAAEDAGRDPDSLTICVAAPAYVGDDLDHAREQCRWFGGMVGNHVADLVSRYGEHSGLVPEALTAYIAGRSGYDYSHHGRSDNPDTAFVPDEIVDRFCLLGPAEAHIDKLRILRDLGVDQFAVYAMHDAREATIDAYGSTVVPALAG, encoded by the coding sequence ATGGACTTCGGACTCGTCCTCCAGACCGACCCGCCCGCCTCGTCCGTCGTCGGCCTGATGCGCCGCGCCGAACGCAACGGATTCCGCTACGGCTGGACCTTCGACTCGGCGGTGCTCTGGCAGGAGCCCTTCGTCATCTACAGCCGCATCCTCGAACACACCGAACGCCTCATCGTCGGCCCGATGGTCACCAACCCCGGCACCCGCACCTGGGAGGTGACCGCGTCCACCTTCGCCACCCTGAACGACATGTACGGCAACCGGACCGTCTGCGGCATCGGCCGGGGCGACTCCGCGATGCGGGTCGCGGGCCGCAGGCCCCACACCCTCGCCCGGCTCGGCGAGGCCATCGACACCATCCGTGACCTCGCCGAGGGGCGCGAGGCGTCCCTCGACGGGCAGCCGGTCCGCATCCCCTGGGTGAAGGACGGCAGGCTGCCGGTCTGGATGGCCGCCTACGGGCCCAAGGCGCTGGCACTGGCCGGGCAGAAGGCCGACGGATTCATCCTCCAGCTCGCGGACCCGTTCCTCACCGAGTACATGATCAAGGCGGTGCGGACCGCGGCCGAGGACGCGGGCCGGGACCCGGATTCCCTCACCATCTGCGTCGCCGCCCCGGCCTACGTCGGCGACGACCTCGACCACGCGCGCGAGCAGTGCCGCTGGTTCGGCGGCATGGTCGGCAACCACGTCGCCGACCTGGTCTCCCGGTACGGCGAGCACTCCGGCCTGGTGCCCGAGGCCCTCACCGCGTACATCGCCGGCCGGTCCGGCTACGACTACAGCCACCACGGCCGCAGCGACAACCCGGACACCGCCTTCGTACCGGACGAGATCGTCGACCGGTTCTGCCTGCTCGGCCCCGCCGAAGCACACATCGACAAGCTCCGGATCCTGCGCGACCTCGGCGTCGACCAGTTCGCCGTCTACGCCATGCACGACGCCCGCGAGGCCACCATCGACGCCTACGGATCGACGGTCGTCCCCGCCCTCGCCGGCTGA
- a CDS encoding NAD-dependent epimerase/dehydratase family protein, protein MRVLVTGGAGFIGSHITTALVAAGHRAVVIDALLPTAHPAGTAPEGPYERLIVADVRDPGAVAGALAGVDAVCHQAAMVGLGKDFADAPLYVGCNDLGTAVLLAGMAAAGVRDLVLAGSMVVYGEGRYDCPRHGSVRPGPRARQDLEAGRFEPRCPSCGADLVPGLVPEDAPADPRNVYAASKLAQEHLAAAWARATDGRAVSLRYHNVYGPGMPRDTPYAGVASLFRSALARGEAPRVFEDGGQRRDFVHVTDVAAAAVAALTALPQRVPGVLTAYNTGSGEPHTIGEMAAALASAYGGPPPVVTGEFRLGDVRHVTADSRRLRADLGWLPQVAFADGMREFAAAPQRGGASAPPGGARLADA, encoded by the coding sequence ATGCGTGTACTCGTCACAGGCGGAGCAGGGTTCATCGGGTCGCACATCACCACGGCCCTGGTCGCGGCCGGGCACCGGGCGGTGGTGATCGACGCGTTGCTACCCACCGCCCATCCTGCCGGGACGGCGCCGGAAGGGCCGTACGAGCGGCTGATCGTCGCGGACGTGCGGGACCCCGGGGCCGTGGCCGGTGCGTTGGCGGGAGTCGACGCGGTCTGCCACCAGGCGGCGATGGTGGGACTGGGCAAGGACTTCGCCGACGCACCGCTCTACGTCGGCTGCAACGACCTGGGCACGGCGGTGCTGCTCGCGGGGATGGCGGCGGCCGGGGTCCGGGATCTGGTGCTGGCCGGGTCGATGGTCGTGTACGGCGAGGGGAGGTACGACTGCCCGCGGCACGGGTCCGTCCGGCCGGGGCCGCGCGCCCGGCAGGATCTGGAGGCGGGCCGCTTCGAACCCCGCTGCCCCTCCTGCGGGGCGGACCTCGTGCCGGGGCTGGTCCCCGAGGACGCCCCGGCCGACCCCCGCAACGTCTACGCCGCCAGCAAGCTCGCCCAGGAGCACCTCGCCGCCGCGTGGGCGCGGGCGACGGACGGCCGGGCGGTGTCGCTCCGCTACCACAACGTGTACGGGCCGGGGATGCCGCGCGACACGCCGTACGCGGGAGTCGCCTCGCTGTTCCGGTCCGCGCTGGCACGCGGTGAGGCGCCCCGGGTCTTCGAGGACGGGGGGCAGCGACGCGATTTCGTGCACGTGACCGATGTCGCCGCCGCGGCGGTGGCTGCGCTGACCGCCCTGCCGCAGCGGGTCCCGGGGGTCCTCACCGCGTACAACACCGGTAGCGGGGAACCGCACACCATCGGCGAGATGGCGGCGGCGCTCGCCTCCGCGTACGGCGGTCCGCCGCCCGTCGTCACCGGGGAGTTCCGGCTCGGGGACGTGCGCCACGTGACGGCGGACTCCCGGCGGCTGCGCGCGGACCTGGGCTGGCTGCCGCAGGTGGCGTTCGCCGACGGCATGCGGGAGTTCGCGGCCGCGCCGCAGCGGGGAGGGGCGTCCGCGCCCCCGGGCGGTGCCCGTCTCGCGGACGCCTGA
- a CDS encoding LLM class flavin-dependent oxidoreductase, with protein sequence MPPTSKPLRGLGFLTIGLFDGADPRPGHESTLRIIELGEQLGFDSAWVRHRHLQYGISSPIAVLAAATQRTRRIHLGTAVIPLGWENPLRLAEDLATVDVLSGGRLEPGVSVGPPIHFDRVKDALYPDTAADEDFGHDRVRRLLDLVRGERVTAFSGTEGIEVYSDRVEPHAQGLAGRMWYGAASLRSARWAGENGMNLLTSSVVKAEDADAAADFAAIQLAHIRTFRAHHPDGDAARVSQGLVVIPTDSATPAQRARYEEYARSRTPRTRAPQGPARMMFAPDLVGTSEQLAEQLHAHAAFREVDEVAFALPFSFAHEDYEQILHDIAGCLGPALGWKPAE encoded by the coding sequence GTGCCGCCCACCTCGAAGCCGCTGCGCGGACTGGGTTTCCTCACCATCGGCCTCTTCGACGGCGCCGACCCGCGCCCCGGCCACGAGTCGACGCTGCGCATCATCGAGCTGGGCGAGCAACTCGGCTTCGACAGCGCCTGGGTGAGGCATCGTCACCTCCAGTACGGCATCTCCTCACCGATCGCCGTCCTGGCGGCGGCCACCCAGCGCACCCGCCGCATCCACCTCGGTACCGCCGTCATCCCGCTCGGCTGGGAGAACCCGCTGCGCCTCGCCGAGGACCTGGCGACCGTGGACGTCCTCTCCGGCGGGCGCCTGGAGCCGGGTGTCAGCGTGGGACCGCCGATCCACTTCGACCGGGTCAAGGACGCGCTGTACCCGGACACGGCCGCCGACGAGGACTTCGGCCACGACCGGGTGCGCCGGCTGCTGGACCTCGTACGCGGAGAGCGGGTCACCGCGTTCAGCGGCACGGAGGGGATCGAGGTGTACTCCGACCGCGTCGAGCCGCACGCCCAGGGCCTCGCCGGCCGTATGTGGTACGGCGCCGCAAGCCTGCGCTCCGCCCGGTGGGCCGGCGAGAACGGCATGAACCTGCTGACCAGCAGTGTGGTGAAGGCGGAGGACGCGGACGCCGCCGCGGACTTCGCCGCGATCCAGCTCGCGCACATCCGCACCTTCCGCGCCCACCACCCCGACGGCGACGCGGCCCGCGTCTCCCAGGGGCTCGTGGTCATCCCCACCGACTCCGCGACCCCCGCCCAGCGCGCCCGGTACGAGGAGTACGCCCGCAGCCGGACGCCCCGCACGAGAGCCCCGCAGGGACCCGCGCGGATGATGTTCGCCCCGGACCTGGTGGGCACCTCGGAGCAGCTCGCCGAACAGCTCCACGCCCACGCCGCTTTCCGGGAGGTCGACGAGGTCGCCTTCGCCCTGCCGTTCAGCTTCGCGCACGAGGACTACGAGCAGATCCTCCACGACATCGCCGGCTGCCTCGGACCCGCCCTGGGGTGGAAGCCCGCGGAGTGA
- a CDS encoding NADP-dependent isocitrate dehydrogenase, with protein sequence MTDSTIIYTHTDEAPALATYSFLPVVEAYASTAGVTVERRDISLAGRIIASFPEHLTADQRIDDALAELGELAKTPGANIIKLPNISASIPQLKAAVAELQAQGYALPDYPDDPRTDEDKDVRARYDKVKGSAVNPVLREGNSDRRAPASVKNYAKAHPHRMGAWSADSKTNVATMGVDDFRSTEKSAVIAEDGALRIELVGDDGTTTVLRESVPVLAGEVVDAAVMRVAALREFFTAQLARAKSEDILFSVHLKATMMKVSDPIIFGHVVRAFFPKTFATYGEVLAKAGLTPNDGLGGILKGLDSLPGGGAEIKASFEAELAEGPALAMVDSDKGITNLHVPSDVIVDASMPAMIRTSGHMWGPDGNEADTLAVLPDSSYAGVYQVVLDDCRANGAFDPSTMGSVPNVGLMAQKAEEYGSHDKTFEIPSTGTVRVVDTKGDVVLEQAVGAGDIFRMCQTKDLPIQDWVKLAVTRARATGVPAVFWLDETRAHDANLIAKVKTYLADHDTDGLDISVKSPEEATAFSLERIRRGEDTISVTGNVLRDYLTDLFPILELGTSAKMLSVVPLMNGGGLFETGAGGSAPKHVQQLVKEDYLRWDSLGEFLALAVSFEHLAQTTGNARAQVLADTLDRATGTFLNEDKSPSRKLGGIDNRGSHFFLSLYWAQELAAQTDDAQLAEAFAPLAKTLTEQADTIVAELNAVQGSPVDIGGYYQPDPEKAAAVMRPSATFNEAIATLA encoded by the coding sequence GTGACTGACTCGACCATCATCTACACGCACACCGACGAGGCCCCTGCCCTGGCGACGTACTCGTTCCTGCCCGTCGTCGAGGCCTACGCCTCGACCGCCGGTGTCACGGTCGAGCGCCGTGACATCTCCCTCGCGGGCCGGATCATCGCCAGCTTCCCGGAGCACCTCACGGCCGACCAGCGTATCGATGACGCGCTCGCCGAGCTGGGCGAGCTGGCCAAGACGCCGGGCGCCAACATCATCAAGCTGCCGAACATCTCGGCCTCGATCCCGCAGCTCAAGGCCGCCGTGGCCGAGCTCCAGGCGCAGGGCTACGCCCTCCCGGACTACCCCGACGACCCGCGGACCGACGAGGACAAGGACGTCCGCGCCCGGTACGACAAGGTCAAGGGCAGCGCCGTCAACCCGGTCCTGCGCGAGGGCAACTCCGACCGCCGCGCCCCCGCGTCGGTCAAGAACTACGCCAAGGCCCACCCGCACCGCATGGGCGCCTGGTCGGCCGACTCGAAGACGAACGTCGCCACCATGGGCGTCGACGACTTCCGCTCCACCGAGAAGTCCGCCGTCATCGCCGAGGACGGCGCACTGCGCATCGAGCTCGTCGGTGACGACGGCACCACCACCGTGCTGCGCGAGTCGGTACCGGTCCTGGCCGGCGAGGTCGTCGACGCCGCCGTCATGCGCGTCGCCGCGCTCCGTGAGTTCTTCACCGCGCAGCTCGCCCGCGCCAAGTCGGAGGACATCCTCTTCTCGGTGCACCTCAAGGCCACCATGATGAAGGTCTCCGACCCGATCATCTTCGGCCACGTGGTCCGCGCCTTCTTCCCGAAGACCTTCGCCACCTACGGCGAGGTGCTCGCGAAGGCCGGCCTCACCCCGAACGACGGCCTCGGCGGCATCCTCAAGGGCCTCGACTCGCTGCCCGGGGGCGGCGCCGAGATCAAGGCCTCCTTCGAGGCCGAGCTCGCCGAAGGCCCCGCCCTCGCGATGGTCGACTCCGACAAGGGCATCACCAACCTGCACGTGCCCAGCGACGTCATCGTCGACGCCTCCATGCCGGCCATGATCCGCACCTCCGGCCACATGTGGGGCCCGGACGGCAACGAGGCCGACACCCTCGCCGTGCTGCCCGACAGCAGCTACGCGGGCGTCTACCAGGTCGTGCTCGACGACTGCCGCGCCAACGGCGCCTTCGACCCGTCGACCATGGGCTCCGTCCCGAACGTCGGTCTGATGGCGCAGAAGGCCGAGGAGTACGGCAGCCACGACAAGACCTTCGAGATCCCGTCCACCGGCACCGTGCGGGTGGTCGACACGAAGGGCGACGTCGTCCTGGAGCAGGCCGTCGGCGCCGGCGACATCTTCCGCATGTGCCAGACCAAGGACCTGCCGATCCAGGACTGGGTCAAGCTCGCCGTCACCCGTGCCCGCGCCACGGGCGTCCCGGCCGTGTTCTGGCTCGACGAGACCCGCGCGCACGACGCCAACCTCATCGCCAAGGTGAAGACCTACCTCGCCGACCACGACACGGACGGCCTGGACATCTCGGTCAAGTCGCCGGAGGAGGCCACCGCCTTCTCGCTGGAGCGCATCCGCCGCGGCGAGGACACCATCTCGGTGACCGGCAACGTCCTGCGCGACTACCTCACGGACCTCTTCCCGATCCTGGAGCTGGGCACCAGCGCCAAGATGCTCTCGGTGGTCCCGCTGATGAACGGCGGCGGTCTCTTCGAGACGGGCGCCGGCGGCTCCGCGCCCAAGCACGTCCAGCAGCTCGTCAAGGAGGACTACCTCCGCTGGGACAGCCTCGGTGAGTTCCTCGCCCTGGCGGTCAGCTTCGAGCACCTCGCCCAGACCACCGGCAACGCCCGCGCCCAGGTCCTCGCCGACACCCTGGACCGCGCCACCGGCACGTTCCTGAACGAGGACAAGTCCCCGAGCCGCAAGCTCGGTGGCATCGACAACCGCGGCAGCCACTTCTTCCTGTCGCTCTACTGGGCGCAGGAGCTGGCCGCGCAGACCGACGACGCCCAGCTCGCCGAGGCGTTCGCGCCGCTGGCCAAGACCCTCACCGAGCAGGCGGACACCATCGTCGCCGAGCTGAACGCGGTGCAGGGTTCCCCGGTCGACATCGGCGGCTACTACCAGCCCGACCCCGAGAAGGCCGCGGCCGTCATGCGCCCCTCGGCGACCTTCAACGAGGCGATCGCGACGCTCGCCTGA
- a CDS encoding molybdopterin-dependent oxidoreductase has product MGDLMRHLAALPGPTRPDFWRSPLRGARFTAVLGVVLLVGLTLVAVTGLLSYAAYNPGLAAVNDKTPDKGLLGFYLFAWPTDPHWLYRLTQGVHVTLGTVLVPVVLAKLWSVIPRLFALPPVRSAGHALERLSLLLLVGGALFQIVTGLLNIQLEYVFPGSFYRLHFYGAWVFLAGFLTHTALKLPKAVRVLRDGVPPGEEDTLAAPAPAPPTLSRRGAFAMVGAGSLVLLATSAGRSSDALRPTALLTPHGVQDPGSGPAGFQINKTAASVHIRPADTGPAWRLTVRGPAGSFRFTRAQLLAMELHSAALPIACVEGWSTSDQWWRGVRLRDLAAIAGFPDRPPGVLVESVQRAGSFRTAALRDNQVRDGRSLLALEVNGVALSADHGHPARIIVPAAPGVMNTKWVGSLTFGDL; this is encoded by the coding sequence ATGGGTGACCTCATGCGACACCTCGCCGCACTCCCCGGGCCCACGAGGCCCGACTTCTGGCGCAGCCCCCTGCGGGGCGCGCGGTTCACCGCCGTACTCGGCGTCGTCCTCCTCGTCGGGCTGACCCTGGTGGCGGTCACCGGGCTGCTCTCCTACGCCGCGTACAACCCCGGCCTCGCGGCCGTCAACGACAAGACGCCGGACAAGGGGCTGCTCGGCTTCTACCTGTTCGCCTGGCCGACCGACCCGCACTGGCTCTACCGGCTCACCCAGGGCGTGCACGTCACCCTCGGCACCGTCCTGGTCCCGGTGGTGCTGGCCAAGCTCTGGTCGGTGATCCCCCGCCTCTTCGCACTCCCGCCGGTCCGCTCCGCCGGCCACGCGCTGGAGCGGCTCTCCCTCCTGCTCCTGGTCGGCGGCGCCCTGTTCCAGATCGTCACCGGACTCCTCAACATCCAGCTGGAGTACGTCTTTCCCGGCTCCTTCTACCGGCTGCACTTCTACGGAGCCTGGGTCTTCCTGGCGGGCTTCCTCACCCACACCGCCCTCAAGCTCCCGAAAGCCGTACGGGTCCTGCGCGACGGCGTTCCGCCGGGGGAGGAGGACACCCTGGCCGCGCCCGCGCCCGCCCCGCCGACCCTCTCCCGGCGCGGCGCGTTCGCCATGGTGGGCGCCGGATCGCTGGTCCTGCTGGCCACCTCGGCCGGCCGGAGCTCCGACGCGCTGCGTCCCACCGCCCTCCTCACCCCGCACGGCGTCCAGGACCCCGGCTCCGGGCCGGCCGGCTTCCAGATCAACAAGACCGCGGCCTCCGTGCACATCCGCCCGGCCGACACCGGACCGGCCTGGCGCCTGACCGTACGCGGACCGGCCGGCTCCTTCCGCTTCACCAGGGCCCAACTCCTCGCTATGGAACTGCACAGCGCCGCCCTGCCCATCGCCTGTGTGGAGGGCTGGTCCACCTCCGACCAGTGGTGGCGGGGGGTGCGACTGCGCGACCTCGCCGCGATCGCCGGCTTCCCCGACCGGCCGCCGGGCGTCCTCGTGGAGTCCGTGCAACGTGCCGGATCGTTCCGTACGGCGGCCCTGCGCGACAACCAGGTCCGCGACGGGCGCTCCCTGCTCGCCCTGGAGGTCAACGGCGTCGCCCTGTCGGCCGACCACGGCCACCCGGCTCGGATCATCGTGCCGGCCGCCCCCGGAGTGATGAACACCAAATGGGTCGGATCCCTGACCTTCGGAGACCTGTGA
- a CDS encoding DUF2064 domain-containing protein gives MTPSGPTTLLVLAKEPVPGRVKTRLTPPFTPEEAAELAAASLADTLGTVLLLPAARRVLVLEGGPGPWLPPGIEVVPQGAGGLDERLAQAFGGCDGPTLLLGMDTPQIEPAHLAPALAPDGWDHCDAWFGEAEDGGFWALGLASPDPGLLRGVPMSVPETGAVQRARLLDAGLTVRELPRLRDVDTAEDAVAVAALAPHGGFAAALGRLDRASVR, from the coding sequence ATGACCCCCTCCGGCCCCACCACTCTGCTGGTCCTCGCGAAGGAACCGGTTCCCGGTCGCGTGAAGACCAGGCTCACCCCGCCGTTCACCCCCGAGGAGGCGGCGGAGCTGGCCGCCGCCTCCCTCGCCGACACCCTGGGGACCGTGCTCCTGCTGCCGGCCGCGCGCCGGGTCCTCGTCCTGGAGGGCGGCCCCGGCCCGTGGCTGCCTCCGGGCATCGAGGTCGTCCCGCAGGGCGCCGGGGGCCTGGACGAGCGTCTCGCCCAGGCGTTCGGCGGCTGCGACGGCCCGACGCTCCTCCTCGGCATGGACACCCCGCAGATCGAACCGGCCCACCTCGCGCCCGCGCTCGCACCGGACGGTTGGGACCACTGCGACGCCTGGTTCGGCGAGGCGGAGGACGGCGGTTTCTGGGCGCTCGGGCTGGCCTCCCCCGATCCCGGGCTCCTGCGCGGGGTGCCCATGTCCGTGCCGGAGACGGGGGCGGTGCAGCGCGCGCGGCTGCTCGACGCCGGGCTGACCGTCCGTGAGCTGCCCCGTCTCCGCGACGTGGACACCGCCGAGGACGCGGTGGCGGTCGCCGCTCTCGCCCCGCACGGAGGATTCGCCGCGGCTCTGGGCCGGCTCGACCGGGCATCGGTCCGATGA
- a CDS encoding methyltransferase domain-containing protein produces the protein MTTSRTSQAESNLSWAADPYANALRHGRGPLFLRRTDGLLMPLDVERWCLGADDADLSALRRCEGPVLDVGCGPGRLVAALSRRGHRALGIDVSEAAVARTRGLGGWALRRSVFDPLPGAGRWGTVLLADGNIGIGGDPSALLERVGVLLAPGGLLLVETHALDLDERFEVHLHDGSADAPAPGRGGSGALPAPFPWARLGTPALLRYARPQGWEPVDQWESGGRPFVALRRRGAVRPARRSAERTSQSAEAAKSAPVTRSQLPRKTSGESPV, from the coding sequence ATGACCACCTCGCGTACCTCGCAGGCCGAGAGCAACCTCTCCTGGGCCGCCGACCCGTACGCCAACGCCCTCCGCCACGGCCGCGGCCCGCTCTTCCTCCGCCGGACCGACGGCCTGCTGATGCCGCTGGACGTGGAGCGCTGGTGTCTGGGCGCCGACGACGCCGACCTGTCGGCCCTGCGCCGCTGTGAGGGTCCGGTGCTCGACGTGGGCTGCGGGCCGGGCCGGCTGGTGGCGGCGCTCAGCCGGCGCGGGCACCGGGCGCTCGGCATCGACGTGAGCGAGGCCGCCGTGGCCCGCACCCGCGGCCTCGGCGGCTGGGCGCTGCGGCGCAGCGTGTTCGACCCGCTTCCGGGCGCGGGCCGGTGGGGCACGGTGCTGCTCGCGGACGGCAACATCGGCATCGGCGGGGACCCGTCCGCCCTGTTGGAACGCGTCGGGGTGCTGCTCGCCCCGGGCGGTCTCCTCCTCGTCGAGACGCACGCGCTCGACCTGGACGAGCGGTTCGAGGTCCATCTCCACGACGGCAGCGCCGACGCCCCGGCCCCCGGCCGCGGTGGCTCCGGGGCGCTGCCGGCACCATTCCCGTGGGCCCGGCTGGGCACTCCGGCGCTCCTGCGGTACGCCCGTCCGCAGGGATGGGAGCCGGTCGATCAGTGGGAGTCCGGCGGACGGCCCTTCGTGGCGTTGCGCCGGCGGGGCGCCGTCCGGCCGGCGCGCCGCAGCGCGGAGAGGACGAGCCAGAGCGCCGAGGCGGCGAAGAGCGCTCCGGTGACGAGGAGCCAGTTGCCGAGGAAGACGTCGGGGGAAAGCCCGGTGTAG
- a CDS encoding glycosyltransferase family 2 protein, which produces MTDTSTTSTHAPSTTPFPVDVVLPCLDEAAALPRVLARIPAGWRAIVVDNGSTDGSAEVARSLGATVVHEPRRGFGSACHAGLAAAEAEFVCFCDCDDSLDPGLLPSFVGRVASGDCDLVLGRRRPEGRGAWPLHARVANVALAVMLRRRTGLRLRDLGPLRAGRRTDLLALDLTDRRSGYPLQMVVRASDGGLRIAEADVPYRPRTGRSKVTGTWRGTWHAVLDMRAVLREPPLVRTAARTESCR; this is translated from the coding sequence GTGACCGATACCTCGACCACCTCGACCCACGCCCCTTCCACCACTCCGTTCCCCGTCGACGTGGTGCTGCCCTGCCTGGACGAAGCCGCCGCCCTCCCCCGGGTGCTGGCCCGCATCCCGGCAGGCTGGCGCGCCATCGTCGTCGACAACGGTTCGACCGACGGCTCGGCGGAGGTGGCGCGTTCGCTGGGCGCCACCGTGGTGCACGAGCCGCGACGAGGTTTCGGGTCCGCGTGCCATGCGGGACTGGCCGCCGCCGAGGCGGAGTTCGTCTGCTTCTGCGACTGCGACGACTCACTCGACCCGGGCCTGCTGCCCTCGTTCGTCGGGCGGGTCGCCTCGGGCGACTGCGACCTCGTGCTGGGGCGTCGCCGCCCCGAGGGGCGCGGCGCCTGGCCGCTGCACGCCCGGGTCGCCAATGTGGCGCTGGCCGTGATGCTGCGGCGCCGCACGGGACTGCGGCTGCGGGACCTCGGCCCGCTGCGCGCGGGACGCCGGACGGACCTGCTGGCCCTCGACCTCACCGACCGCCGCAGCGGATACCCGCTCCAGATGGTGGTGCGGGCCTCCGACGGCGGGCTCAGGATCGCCGAGGCAGACGTCCCGTACCGCCCCCGTACCGGCAGGTCCAAGGTCACCGGGACCTGGCGGGGCACCTGGCACGCGGTGCTCGACATGCGGGCGGTGCTGCGGGAACCGCCGCTCGTGCGCACCGCCGCGCGGACGGAGTCCTGTCGATGA